From Bacteroidota bacterium:
GGCAGGATTCATACTTGCAATGGGATCTCAGGCTCTTGGAATGAAAGTTTGGGTCATGTTTGTAACGCTGGTTGTATCTGGATTGCTTTCCACCATGTTAGAGGAAATTATTAAATTATATTACTACAAAAGGGGGTTTTAGGATGGAAAAATGCAGAATAAACAACAATATCCGAACCTTTCGCTTTCATGCAGATGAAATGACTCAACAACAATTAGCCGATGAAGTGGGTGTTACCCGACAAACTATTGTTGCCATTGAGAAGGGGAAATACTCTCCTACGCTTGCATTAGCTTTTAAAATAGCCCATGTATTTAACACTTCCTTGGATGCGGTATTTACCTACATTCTTGAAGATTCAACAACAAAATCAACGAAGGAAAAATGAATAAAATAATAAAATTTGGAGAGGATGTAGAAGGATATGACATCCCCGTATTAAATGAAAGAGAAATAAGAGCAGCAGCAGGAATACTGTTTTTATTGATGTTTGTTTCAATAAGTAATGCCGCACAAGGCGATTTTACACTGCTTAAGTATGCGATCATTATTTTTCTTGTCGATATGCTAATTAGGGTTTTAATTAATCCAAAGTTTGCCCCAACACTAATTATTGGGAAGTGGATTGTGCGGAATCAAACACCGGAATATGTGGGAGCAAGGCAAAAAAAGTTTGCCTGGAAAATAGGAATCGTATTGGCTGTAATAATGTTAGTACTGGTTGTAATTGTAAATTCATTTAGCCCCATCTCAGGTTTAATCTGTTTCATCTGTCTAATATTCTTGTTTTTTGAATCAGCATTTGGTATTTGTCTGGGTTGTAAAGTGTATCCATGGTTTTTTAAAGATAAGGTTCAATATTGTCCGGGAGAAGTATGCGAAATTAAAGACAGGCAGCCTATTCAGAAGACATCACTTGCTCAACTATTTATAGTCATTGCATACGTAATTTTTATTGTAGCACTTTATTTTCTTTTCAATGAGATCTTTAGTATAGAGCCATTTGATTTATTTGGATTGGAAGAAAAAATGAATGCTCATTAACCTGTTTAGCGGTTAAAAAAGAAATACTAATTTGATGAATTTAGCTCAATTTAGGATATAAATGAATTTTATAAAACTTCGTGAATCTTCATTTTCTTCATGAATCTTCGTGTAAAAATTTCTATCACGAAGATGCACAAAGAACACACAAAGACACACGAAGCAAAATCATTCAGAAATGTACTAATAAAACCGATTGTAGAAGTTGACTTATGAAATTTCAACCACTAAACGGGTACTCATTAAATGAAGAATAACAAAACACATGAAAGCAATTAAAGCACAAAAAGTGAAGTTAAAAGCCAAGCGGACATTTATGAAAAAGGGAACTTGTTCACGTACATTCTTTCATATTTTAAATCGGGAAAATGGCTACCCTATGGAGGATGAGGAAC
This genomic window contains:
- a CDS encoding helix-turn-helix transcriptional regulator, with the protein product MEKCRINNNIRTFRFHADEMTQQQLADEVGVTRQTIVAIEKGKYSPTLALAFKIAHVFNTSLDAVFTYILEDSTTKSTKEK
- a CDS encoding DUF4395 domain-containing protein; amino-acid sequence: MNKIIKFGEDVEGYDIPVLNEREIRAAAGILFLLMFVSISNAAQGDFTLLKYAIIIFLVDMLIRVLINPKFAPTLIIGKWIVRNQTPEYVGARQKKFAWKIGIVLAVIMLVLVVIVNSFSPISGLICFICLIFLFFESAFGICLGCKVYPWFFKDKVQYCPGEVCEIKDRQPIQKTSLAQLFIVIAYVIFIVALYFLFNEIFSIEPFDLFGLEEKMNAH